One genomic window of Solanum dulcamara chromosome 12, daSolDulc1.2, whole genome shotgun sequence includes the following:
- the LOC129876102 gene encoding threonine dehydratase 1 biosynthetic, chloroplastic has translation MEVLRFTAVKSLNSCVHPEFTATSFVIVPINTVKASGTRRSKRKAFIRAKATEILSSPATVREPLQAAPVEAPSAPVPLLRVSPSSLQCEPGFLIPNSPVLGSGGLIGYEYLTNILSSKVYDVAYETPLQKAPKLSERLGVNVWLKREDLQPVFSFKIRGAYNMMAKLPKEQLEKGVICSSAGNHAQGVALSAQRLGCDAVIAMPVTTPDIKWKSVKSLGATVVLVGDSYDEAQAYAKERAEAEGRTFIPPFDHPDVIVGQGTVGMEINRQLKDSIHAIFVPVGGGGLIAGIAAYLKRVAPDIKIIGVEPLDANALALSLQHGQRVMLDQVGGFADGVAVKVVGEETYRLCEELIDGVVLVGRDAICASIKDMFEEKRSILEPAGALALAGAEAYCKYYGLKGENVVAITSGANMNFDRLRLVTELADVGRQREAVLATFMPEDPGSFKKFAEMVGPVNITEFKYRYNSDKERALVLYSVGLHTTLELEGMVERMESADLQTINLTDNDLVKDHLRHLMGGRTNVHNELLCRFIFPEKPGALMKFLDAFSPRWNISLFHYRAQGDTGANVLVGIQVLQDEVVEFQERADSLGYEYAVESLNEAFQLIMH, from the exons ATGGAGGTTCTTCGTTTTACTGCCGTGAAGTCATTGAATTCCTGCGTCCATCCCGAATTCACGGCGACGAGCTTCGTCATTGTTCCTATTAACACTGTGAAAGCTTCCGGAACGAGGAGAAGCAAAAGGAAGGCGTTCATTCGTGCTAAGGCGACGGAGATCTTGTCATCTCCAGCTACGGTAAGGGAGCCGTTGCAGGCGGCGCCGGTAGAGGCACCGTCGGCTCCGGTTCCGTTGCTACGAGTTTCTCCCAGCTCGTTGCAGTGTGAGCCGGGATTTTTGATACCGAATAGTCCGGTTCTAGGTAGTGGTGGTTTGATCGGGTACGAGTATTTGACAAACATCTTGTCGTCGAAAGTGTATGATGTAGCTTATGAGACGCCTTTGCAGAAAGCGCCTAAGCTCTCAGAAAGATTGGGAGTTAATGTGTGGCTCAAAAGAGAGGATCTTCAGCCC GTCTTCTCGTTCAAAATCAGAGGAGCTTACAATATGATGGCAAAACTCCCTAAAGAGCAGTTGGAAAAAGGGGTTATATGCTCATCAGCTGGAAACCATGCACAAGGTGTTGCACTATCCGCTCAGAGACTTGGCTGCGATGCTGTGATTGCCATGCCTGTTACTACACCAGACATCAAA TGGAAATCAGTTAAGAGCTTGGGAGCTACTGTTGTTCTTGTAGGGGACTCATATGATGAAGCTCAAGCATATGCCAAAGAGCGGGCCGAAGCTGAAGGCCGCACATTCATCCCTCCTTTTGATCACCCAGATGTCATCGTAGGGCAAGGTACAGTAGGGATGGAGATAAATCGCCAACTCAAAGATAGCATTCATGCAATCTTTGTGCCTGTTGGAGGAGGGGGGCTTATAGCTGGTATTGCTGCTTATTTGAAAAGGGTTGCCCCTGATATAAAGATTATTGGAGTTGAACCACTTGATGCAAATGCGTTGGCATTATCATTACAGCATGGTCAGAGAGTAATGCTGGACCAAGTTGGGGGGTTTGCAGATGGTGTAGCTGTTAAAGTGGTTGGTGAAGAGACTTATCGTCTCTGCGAGGAATTAATAGATGGCGTAGTCCTAGTTGGTCGTGATGCTATATGTGCATCTATAAAG GACATGTTTGAAGAGAAAAGAAGCATATTGGAGCCTGCAGGTGCACTTGCTCTTGCTGGAGCCGAGGCATACTGCAAATACTATGGCCTCAAGGGTGAAAATGTAGTAGCAATAACTAGTGGAGCCAACATGAACTTTGACAGGCTTAGATTGGTAACTGAACTCGCAGATGTTGGTAGACAGCGAGAAGCTGTTCTTGCTACTTTTATGCCAGAAGACCCAGGAAGCTTCAAAAAGTTCGCTGAAATG GTAGGACCAGTGAATATCACTGAATTCAAGTACAGATACAATTCTGATAAAGAAAGAGCTCTAGTACTTTACAG TGTTGGTCTTCACACAACATTAGAACTTGAAGGAATGGTGGAGAGAATGGAATCAGCAGATCTGCAAACCATTAATCTTACAGACAATGACTTGGTCAAAGATCATCTTAGGCATTTG aTGGGTGGTAGAACAAATGTTCATAATGAGCTTTTGTGTCGATTCATTTTTCCCGAGAAGCCTGGTGCTTTGATGAAGTTTTTAGATGCCTTCAGCCCACGTTGGAATATAAGTTTGTTTCATTATCGTGCACAG GGAGATACTGGTGCAAATGTGCTAGTCGGGATCCAAGTTCTACAGGATGAGGTAGTTGAGTTCCAGGAACGGGCAGACAGTCTTGGTTATGAATATGCAGTGGAGAGTCTCAATGAGGCATTCCAGCTCATAATGCATTGA
- the LOC129876686 gene encoding probable glycosyltransferase At5g03795 isoform X2, with protein MAINQKNDAPIINVNVNKSTTTPKRYGTIEKLEAGLARSRAAILLLRQNKSTQTQEEDEYIPHGPMYLNATSFHRSYLEMEKKFKVYVYKEGEPPVYHFGPCKHTYAIEGYFIQAMEISKFRTENPNKAHVYFLPLSVTMLTQFIYVADSHEWGLMKNTAMDYVNVISRKYPYWNRSLGADHFMLACHDWGPEISFAIPHLYKNSIRALCNANTSEKFNPTKDVSIPEIHLPLGTTKGLLGGPPPSDRPVLVFFAGGVHGPIRPILLQHWENSKDEDVQVHKYLPKGVSYYDMIRKSKYCICPSGYEVASPRMVEGLYMGCVPVLIKDNYVTPFSDVLDWDTFAVIIPVKDIPNLKKILMDIPQDKYLEMQKRGIQMRRHFEVNSPPKRYDVFHMILHSIWLRRLNFRVHDVDDS; from the exons ATG GCAATTAATCAGAAGAATGATGCCCCTATTATTAATGTAAATGTAAATAAGAGTACAACAACACCAAAAAGATACGGCACAATAGAGAAATTGGAAGCAGGACTAGCAAGATCTAGAGCTgcaatattattattaagacAAAACAAAagtactcaaactcaagaagaaGATGAGTATATCCCTCATGGTCCTATGTACTTGAATGCTACTTCCTTCCACAG AAGCTATttggaaatggaaaaaaaattcaaggtaTATGTGTATAAAGAAGGGGAACCCCCAGTATATCATTTTGGTCCATGCAAACATACATATGCTATTGAAGGTTATTTTATTCAAGCAATGGAAATAAGCAAATTCAGAACAGAAAATCCAAACAAAGCTCATGTATACTTCCTCCCATTAAGTGTTACAATGTTAACTCAATTCATATATGTAGCTGATTCACATGAATGGGGTCTCATGAAAAACACTGCAATGGATTATGTTAATGTCATTTCACGAAAGTATCCATATTGGAATAGAAGTCTTGGTGCTGACCATTTCATGCTTGCTTGTCATGATTGG GGGCCTGAAATTTCCTTTGCTATACCACATTTATACAAAAACTCAATTAGAGCTCTATGCAATGCCAATACCTCAGAAAAATTCAATCCAACAAAGGATGTTTCAATTCCAGAAATCCACCTCCCTTTAGGCACAACCAAAGGCCTACTGGGGGGCCCACCGCCCTCCGACCGCCCCGTTCTCGTGTTCTTTGCCGGAGGTGTTCATGGTCCAATTAGGCCAATTTTATTACAACATTGGGAAAATAGTAAAGATGAAGATGTTCAAGTTCACAAGTACTTACCAAAGGGTGTCTCATATTATGACATGATAAGAAAGAGCAAATATTGTATATGTCCAAGTGGATATGAAGTTGCAAGTCCAAGAATGGTTGAGGGACTTTACATGGGATGTGTACCTGTCCTAATTAAGGATAATTATGTGACCCCTTTTAGTGATGTTCTTGATTGGGACACATTTGCTGTTATAATTCCTGTTAAGGATATTCCTAATCTCAAGAAAATTCTTATGGATATTCCTCAAGATAAGTATTTGGAGATGCAAAAGAGGGGAATTCAAATGAGGAGGCATTTTGAGGTTAATTCACCTCCAAAAAGATACGATGTGTTTCATATGATTCTTCATTCGATTTGGCTTCGAAGACTTAATTTCCGAGTGCACGATGTTGATGATTcttga
- the LOC129876887 gene encoding protein PELOTA 1-like yields the protein MKVSGEKLVPNQSGTITIIPEKSDDLWVLFNLIANGDVVSAPTTRKIQSCSESTNKKNNSRIQLDLEVKVAAVDYEKDCSIIRVRGKIVTSGTFHTLELETKKEFNLSKKRWDEETIKVLMEGSGQNGTTYDLGVILIKDKSAEILLIDKNAISATSHCATIRCEKPSKNNSNSEKFFDNLFVSFRKYIDMNVIPYVVIASSNSIKDDFRTYMLLEVQRWKIKPIESNKSRILMVNKSNVKDILSDKVVMNVMKGMTKSEINTKVLEEFMNMVVTKSDKVCYGSKSVEYAHELLAIETLLITDKILENKDIKLRKKYSELKISVHEAGGKVVLFGDVEGHRLAQMTGIAAILRFPIPNIDDLVL from the coding sequence ATGAAGGTTTCAGGTGAAAAATTAGTTCCAAATCAATCGGGTACAATTACAATTATCCCAGAAAAATCAGATGATTTATGGGTTTTGTTCAATCTTATCGCCAATGGCGACGTTGTTTCTGCTCCCACCACTAGGAAAATCCAATCTTGTTCAGAGTCgacaaataaaaagaacaatTCTAGGATTCAACTTGACCTCGAAGTCAAAGTCGCAGCCGTTGATTATGAGAAAGATTGTTCAATCATTCGTGTTCGCGGCAAGATAGTTACCTCTGGAACTTTTCATACTTTGGAATTGGAAACCAAGAAGGAGTTTAATTTGAGCAAGAAGCGATGGGACGAAGAAACAATTAAGGTTTTGATGGAAGGATCGGGTCAAAACGGTACGACGTATGATCTAGGAGTAATTTTAATAAAGGATAAATCAGCTGAAATTTTGTTGATCGATAAAAACGCAATAAGTGCTACTAGTCATTGTGCAACTATACGATGCGAAAAGCCCTCCAAAAACAACTCGAACTCAGAGAAATTTTTCGATAATTTATTCGTTTCGTTTAGAAAATATATAGATATGAATGTCATACCTTACGTGGTGATCGCAAGCAGTAACTCTATCAAGGATGATTTTCGTACTTACATGTTGCTTGAGGTTCAAAGATGGAAGATAAAACCCATCGAGAGCAACAAATCGCGAATTCTCATGGTGAACAAGAGCAATGTCAAGGATATTTTGAGCGATAAAGTGGTGATGAACGTGATGAAGGGCATGACGAAGAGTGAAATTAACACGAAGGTGCTTGAAGAATTCATGAATATGGTGGTAACTAAATCTGATAAGGTATGTTATGGTTCTAAAAGTGTTGAATATGCGCATGAGTTGCTGGCAATTGAAACACTTTTAATCACCGATAAAATACTGGAAAACAAGGATATTAAACTAAGGAAAAAGTACTCGGAACTGAAGATATCAGTGCATGAAGCTGGTGGAAAAGTTGTACTATTTGGTGATGTTGAAGGACACAGACTTGCTCAAATGACTGGAATTGCTGCAATTTTGAGGTTTCCTATACCTAATATTGATGACTtggttttgtaa
- the LOC129876686 gene encoding probable glycosyltransferase At5g03795 isoform X1 produces MNSNSLKVLWFILPLLLFAAFVVINNPQGYSFWLSISHHHYLETLNNNSSTKAINQKNDAPIINVNVNKSTTTPKRYGTIEKLEAGLARSRAAILLLRQNKSTQTQEEDEYIPHGPMYLNATSFHRSYLEMEKKFKVYVYKEGEPPVYHFGPCKHTYAIEGYFIQAMEISKFRTENPNKAHVYFLPLSVTMLTQFIYVADSHEWGLMKNTAMDYVNVISRKYPYWNRSLGADHFMLACHDWGPEISFAIPHLYKNSIRALCNANTSEKFNPTKDVSIPEIHLPLGTTKGLLGGPPPSDRPVLVFFAGGVHGPIRPILLQHWENSKDEDVQVHKYLPKGVSYYDMIRKSKYCICPSGYEVASPRMVEGLYMGCVPVLIKDNYVTPFSDVLDWDTFAVIIPVKDIPNLKKILMDIPQDKYLEMQKRGIQMRRHFEVNSPPKRYDVFHMILHSIWLRRLNFRVHDVDDS; encoded by the exons atgaaTTCAAATTCTTTAAAGGTTTTATGGTTTATTTTGCCATTATTATTGTTTGCTGCTTTTGTTGTTATCAATAATCCACAAGGTTACAGTTTTTGGCTATCAATTTCTCATCATCATTATTTAGAGACTCTCAATAATAATTCTTCAACAAAG GCAATTAATCAGAAGAATGATGCCCCTATTATTAATGTAAATGTAAATAAGAGTACAACAACACCAAAAAGATACGGCACAATAGAGAAATTGGAAGCAGGACTAGCAAGATCTAGAGCTgcaatattattattaagacAAAACAAAagtactcaaactcaagaagaaGATGAGTATATCCCTCATGGTCCTATGTACTTGAATGCTACTTCCTTCCACAG AAGCTATttggaaatggaaaaaaaattcaaggtaTATGTGTATAAAGAAGGGGAACCCCCAGTATATCATTTTGGTCCATGCAAACATACATATGCTATTGAAGGTTATTTTATTCAAGCAATGGAAATAAGCAAATTCAGAACAGAAAATCCAAACAAAGCTCATGTATACTTCCTCCCATTAAGTGTTACAATGTTAACTCAATTCATATATGTAGCTGATTCACATGAATGGGGTCTCATGAAAAACACTGCAATGGATTATGTTAATGTCATTTCACGAAAGTATCCATATTGGAATAGAAGTCTTGGTGCTGACCATTTCATGCTTGCTTGTCATGATTGG GGGCCTGAAATTTCCTTTGCTATACCACATTTATACAAAAACTCAATTAGAGCTCTATGCAATGCCAATACCTCAGAAAAATTCAATCCAACAAAGGATGTTTCAATTCCAGAAATCCACCTCCCTTTAGGCACAACCAAAGGCCTACTGGGGGGCCCACCGCCCTCCGACCGCCCCGTTCTCGTGTTCTTTGCCGGAGGTGTTCATGGTCCAATTAGGCCAATTTTATTACAACATTGGGAAAATAGTAAAGATGAAGATGTTCAAGTTCACAAGTACTTACCAAAGGGTGTCTCATATTATGACATGATAAGAAAGAGCAAATATTGTATATGTCCAAGTGGATATGAAGTTGCAAGTCCAAGAATGGTTGAGGGACTTTACATGGGATGTGTACCTGTCCTAATTAAGGATAATTATGTGACCCCTTTTAGTGATGTTCTTGATTGGGACACATTTGCTGTTATAATTCCTGTTAAGGATATTCCTAATCTCAAGAAAATTCTTATGGATATTCCTCAAGATAAGTATTTGGAGATGCAAAAGAGGGGAATTCAAATGAGGAGGCATTTTGAGGTTAATTCACCTCCAAAAAGATACGATGTGTTTCATATGATTCTTCATTCGATTTGGCTTCGAAGACTTAATTTCCGAGTGCACGATGTTGATGATTcttga